One genomic window of Papaver somniferum cultivar HN1 unplaced genomic scaffold, ASM357369v1 unplaced-scaffold_150, whole genome shotgun sequence includes the following:
- the LOC113336142 gene encoding protein EXORDIUM-like, producing MASSSTSTSSILCFLLFVCLFHFSSATGRKLNALVQDKPAMSLQYHNGPLLSGQTSVNLIWYGNFKPAQRAIISDFFNSLYTTPKTQSPTVSMWWKKVEKYYNLPNSSKKPTSLALKLGRQILDEKYSLGRSLNNKKIVRLASRGEHSNAINVVLTSSDVTVDGFCSSRCGTHGSSYSTSKKSKFAYIWVANSETQCPGQCAWPFHQPIYGPQGAPLVAPNNDVGVDGMVINLASLLAGTATNPFGNGYYQGPAGGSLEVASACTGIYGEGAYPGYAGNVLVDPSTRASYNANGANGRKYLLPALFDHSTSTCSTLV from the coding sequence atggcttcttcttctacatcaacTTCTTCCATCTTGTGTTTCCTGTTGTTTGTTTGTCTCTTCCACTTCTCTTCAGCTACAGGAAGAAAACTCAATGCGTTAGTACAAGATAAACCAGCTATGTCATTACAATACCATAATGGTCCACTTCTTAGTGGTCAGACTTCTGTTAATCTCATTTGGTATGGCAATTTCAAACCAGCCCAAAGAGCTataatctctgatttcttcaattCTCTTTACACCACACCTAAAACTCAATCCCCTACGGTTTCTATGTGGTGGAAAAAAGTTGAGAAGTACTACAATCTTCCAAATTCTTCAAAGAAACCCACTTCTTTGGCTCTTAAATTAGGGAGACAAATTCTTGATGAGAAATACTCTTTGGGTAGATCTCTTAACAATAAGAAAATTGTTAGATTAGCATCAAGAGGTGAACATAGTAATGCAATCAATGTTGTATTAACGTCTTCTGATGTTACCGTCGACGGGTTCTGTTCAAGTAGATGTGGTACTCATGGGTCTTCATATTCCACTTCAAAGAAATCCAAATTTGCTTACATTTGGGTTGCGAATTCGGAAACTCAGTGTCCTGGTCAATGTGCTTGGCCGTTTCACCAACCGATTTATGGACCACAGGGTGCACCATTAGTTGCACCAAACAATGATGTTGGTGTAGACGGCATGGTCATCAATCTTGCTAGTTTATTAGCTGGTACTGCAACAAACCCTTTCGGAAATGGGTATTACCAAGGACCAGCTGGAGGCTCATTAGAAGTCGCTTCGGCTTGTACTGGCATATACGGCGAAGGAGCTTATCCTGGTTATGCAGGAAATGTACTAGTTGATCCAAGTACGCGTGCAAGTTATAACGCGAATGGAGCCAATGGGAGAAAGTACTTGTTACCTGCATTATTTGATCACTCTACTTCCACTTGTTCTACTCTAGTGTAA